Below is a genomic region from Burkholderia pyrrocinia.
TTGCGATTTATTGCAGCGCGGTGCACAATCGTTCACAAGTGCAATAAATCCGCAGCGGATTTTCTCAGCGGCACGAATACTCCCCGCCATTCACTGCACGCCATTTCGGCGGGCGCACGATCGTGCGTCAGGCTCGGCGGCGCGACTGCCGATTTCCGGTATATCGCGAATCACGGAGCACATACGCCCGAGGCACGATGCCGTTGGCCCATCGGCCGGCCGGTCCCGACAGTACAGCATGGGCGCAACATGGCGACTTCCATCGACCTCAATCTTCTCGTCGTTCTGGACGCATTGCTGTCCGAGAACAGCGTCGTGGGCGCGGCCAACGCGCTCGGCCTCAGTCCGTCCGCACTCAGCCGCTCGCTTGCGCGGCTGCGGGTGATGACGGGCGACCCGTTGCTGGTGCGGGCAGGGCGCGATCTCGTCCCGACCCCGCGCGCGCTCGAGTTGCGCGACAGGGTGCATGCGCTCGTCATGGAGGCGCAGTCGGTCATGTGCCCGTGCGAACGGGTCGACATGAGTACGCTCAAGCGCACGTTCTCGATTCGCGCGAACGAGGCATTCGTCGAGACGTTCGCGCCGGCGCTGCTCGAACACGCGTCGCGCACCGCGCCCGACGTGCGGCTGCGCTTCGCGCCCAAACCCAACAAGCATGTCGATGCGCTGCGCAACGGCGACATCGATCTCGAAGTCGGCGTGATCGGCCAGGCCGGCCCGGAGCTGCGCGTGCAGGCGCTGTTTCGCGACCGCTTCATCGGCGTGGTCCGCGCGGATCATCCGCTGGCGACCGGCGAAATCACGCCGCAACGCTTCGCGTCGTTTCCGCAAGTGGGCGTGTCGCGCCGCGGGCAGTTCAACGGCCCGATCGATACGCTGCTCGATGCCGTCGGCATCGCGCGCTCGGTGACCACCGTCGTGTCGAGCTTCCCGACCGCGCTGTCGCTCGCGCGCAGCTCGGACTTCGTCGCCAGCGTGCCGGAGCGGCAGACCGAGCGGTCCCGCGTCGGCATGTACAGCTTTACGCTGCCGCTGCCGATCGCGGACCTGACCGTCTCGCAGATCTGGCACCCGCGTTTCGATCGCGACCCCGCGCATCGCTGGCTGCGCGATTGCGTGCGCAGTATCTGCGCGCCGCGCGTGGCCGACGCGATCGCCCGCTAGTCGCGCAGTCGCTTCGATGTGACGCGTCATGCAACCCTGGTGGCGCGCGTCAACGTCATTGATATATTGCGTTTCGCGCATCTTCCGAAGCGTAAATCGATTCGGTATGCTCGATTCCGTTCGGACAACAATGGAGATAATAGGCAGGGCGTTTGTTGCTTTTGAATTCGCCGAACATTCGTGACGCCTTTAAATAATAAATATCCAATCCGAGGGGTATGTGAATCGAGGTGAACATTGGAAATCGTGAATCTGACATATTGGCGTCTTGTTCTGGATGGGGATACGAATGGTTCAGTGTGCAGCGAATATAGCGACACCCGAGGATGTCACGCTGAGTATGCGCGAATGCGAGGTGTTGCGATGGGCGGCGGAAGGGAAGACCGCGTATGAGATCGGCGTCATTCTCGGCTTGACCGAGCGCACGATCAATTTCCATATCTCGAGATCGATCGTGAAGCTCAACGCGTGCAACAAGACCAATGCGGTCGTGAAAGCCGTGTTGATGGGCCTGATCGTGTTTGCATGAACGGCACCGGGGCGTCCGTCCGTGGACCCCCGGTTGCGGCATCAGATCGCGCCCTGGAACGACAGCACGCGCGTCCTGAACTCTTCCGGCACCGGCACCGTGGTCTTGCTGCCGTAGTCGAACATCACGTGCGTGGACACGGCCCGCGCAACCACCGCATGATCGTCGGCCGAATCGTC
It encodes:
- a CDS encoding LysR family transcriptional regulator, translating into MATSIDLNLLVVLDALLSENSVVGAANALGLSPSALSRSLARLRVMTGDPLLVRAGRDLVPTPRALELRDRVHALVMEAQSVMCPCERVDMSTLKRTFSIRANEAFVETFAPALLEHASRTAPDVRLRFAPKPNKHVDALRNGDIDLEVGVIGQAGPELRVQALFRDRFIGVVRADHPLATGEITPQRFASFPQVGVSRRGQFNGPIDTLLDAVGIARSVTTVVSSFPTALSLARSSDFVASVPERQTERSRVGMYSFTLPLPIADLTVSQIWHPRFDRDPAHRWLRDCVRSICAPRVADAIAR